A stretch of the Uranotaenia lowii strain MFRU-FL chromosome 3, ASM2978415v1, whole genome shotgun sequence genome encodes the following:
- the LOC129756396 gene encoding probable 39S ribosomal protein L49, mitochondrial — protein MYARVFIRHVCGYRVPVVQPLLQNTQVIRNASFRSSEPVGDLTQFPEVEIVKNPSEWRFVERLIAPRVVPVPLEQKEYPSGWKPPSPKPDLKYHVNRTKNFMLPVYLKRTFRGQRILTAVRRIEGDIWQLEAELRYLIEKKFNKPIVTRINEMNGQIELKGDYVTIVEEYLLSKGL, from the exons ATGTACGCACGAGTTTTTATCCGGCATGTTTGTGGATATCGAGTTCCGGTAGTTCAACCTTTACTGCAAAATACCCAG GTAATCCGCAATGCTTCGTTCCGTTCATCAGAGCCTGTTGGGGATTTGACCCAATTTCCCGAAgtggaaattgtgaaaaatcctTCTGAGTGGAGATTTGTTGAAAGATTGATAGCTCCTCGGGTGGTGCCAGTACCATTGGAACAAAAAGAGTATCCCTCCGGATGGAAGCCACCGAGTCCTAAGCCGGACCTCAAATACCATGTTAACCGCACCAAAAACTTTATGCTTCCGGTATATTTGAAAAGAACCTTCCGTGGGCAGCGTATTCTAACTGCAGTGCGGAGGATCGAAGGGGACATTTGGCAGTTGGAGGCTGAACTAAGATACttgatagaaaaaaagtttaacaaacCCATCGTGACTCGGATCAACGAAATGAATGGACAGATTGAGCTAAAAGGAGACTACGTAACAATAGTTGAGGAATATCTTCTAAGTAAGGGCCTTTAA
- the LOC129756395 gene encoding breast cancer metastasis-suppressor 1-like protein encodes MPPVKNEGESDADGDMSGAESDHSASSRAPDHDSSAEEADEPDSDDSSEMSEGECERRRADCLDNLTNLEKQFAILKEQLYKEKLKQVEQQLHEIRDGRSQEYVEPLKRLANNMNARKEVAEILKNFRMDNIRHKFESELQAARQHFESEKQLAMDTIYEELMEKIRRLEEDRHNVDISWADWGASHRASKVRGPGRRKAVTVSGPYIVYMLRDEDILEDWTSIRKALKRSTAAAT; translated from the exons ATGCCTCCAGTTAAGAACGAAGGAGAAAGTGACGCGGACGGCGACATGTCCGGAGCAGAATCGGATCATTCCGCTTCAAGCCGTGCTCCGGATCATGATTCCAGTGCGGAGGAAGCGGATGAACCTGATTCCGACGATTCATCCGAGATGAGCGAAGGAGAGTGCGAACGAAGGCGCGCTGATTGTTTGGATAATCTTA CTAATCTGGAGAAGCAATTCGCAATTCTGAAGGAGCAGTTGtacaaagaaaaattgaaacagGTTGAACAGCAGCTGCATGAAATTCGTGATGGCCGATCACAGGAATATGTGGAACCGCTGAAGCGGCTGGCCAATAATATGAACGCTCGGAAAGAAGTGGCCGAGATACTCAAAAACTTCCGAATGGACAACATTCGGCACAAATTTGAGTCGGAACTGCAGGCAGCTCGACAACACTTTGAG AGTGAAAAACAACTAGCCATGGACACCATCTACGAGGAACTGATGGAAAAAATACGAAGACTCGAAGAGGATCGCCATAACGTAGACATCTCATGGGCCGACTGGGGCGCTAGCCATAGGGCATCGAAGGTTCGTGGTCCAGGTCGCCGGAAGGCCGTCACCGTGTCTGGTCCTTACATAGTGTACATGCTGAGAGATGAAGACATCCTCGAAGACTGGACCTCGATACGAAAGGCGCTGAAAAGATCGACGGCGGCCGCTACCTGA
- the LOC129752931 gene encoding uncharacterized protein K02A2.6-like, which translates to MNSSHEGISDQVPTENGQQQPTNGARNPPPSFPQQPFIRPPVLQQVPPSRADPYMQYLQQQQQGYVSELLRQQQEMMRQQQEAMKQQQLAFIQQQEQLMRSMMSSIQVQVPPNPEALLDSLANNIKEFRYDLDGQITFAAWYRRYEDLFEKDASRLEPAAKVRLLMRKLGIAEHDRYVSFILPKTPKDFTFVETVGKLTTLFGSPESVISRRYRCLQISKQSCEDYVTYACRLNKLCVEFELSKLSEEQFKCLVFVCGLKSEKDSEIRTRLLTKIEERNDVTLEQISEECQRLLNLRHDAAMIEASAASVKVLRSVGHKPGFCQSAAKMRSGRFEQRKGSVAAKVVTVNTCSVKERRKYVKVDLNGTVVRLQVDTGSDISIISSDTWSKIGKPGLCSSTVVAKTATGKPLDICGEFECTLVINGKTLPGLLRVTSENLHLLGTDIIEVFGLWSVPLDTVCGQVTSSISTVEGLKSEFPSVFTEQLGLCKKVQVKLELKAGKSPVFRPKRPVAYAVHEAVNDELDRLEREKIITPVDFSDWAAPIVVVRKANGSIRICGDYSTGLNDSLQPHQYPLPLPQDIFASLANCTVFSQIDLSDAFLQVEVEDGSKSLLTINTHRGLYRYNRLTPGVKAAPGAFQQIVDQMLTGLVHTSGYLDDVVVGGINDEDHRKNLRAVFQRFEEFGFTIRAEKCSFGKSQIRYLGHLLDRHGLRPDPAKIETILKLPAPADVSGVRSFLGALNYYGKFVPNMRTLRYPMDELLKEGVEFRWTTDCQRSFDRFKEILSSDLLLTHYDPTLEIIVSADASSVGVGATISHKFPDGKIKVVQHAARALTKAEQGYSQPDREGLAIIFAITKFHKMVFGRKFRLQTDHAPLLRIFGSKKGIPVYTANRLQRWALTLLLYDFVIEHVSTEKFGHADVLSRLIDHHAKPDEDYVIATVTLETDIRSVVHDATNALPLSFKVIEKDTQSDPELRKVFRYVKDGWPPDVGTTDPEIKRYFSRRDSLTTFDGCILFAERLVIPERHRNRCLKQLHLGHPGIQRMKAIARSYVYWPTLDDDIAAYVKSCKNCASAARSPASLPPIPWPKPTGPWSRVHIDYAGPIDGDYFLLAVDAFSKWPEVIPSRRISTTATIGILRNIFSRLGMPQILVSDNGTQFTSSEFQQFCDDNGIQHITTAPFHPQSNGQAERFVDTFKRAVKKISGGRGSIEEALDIFLLTYRCTPNPQVTNGTSPSEAMFGRRIRMNLDLLRPPTRPPETKIDQCSLKRKFDIHDLVYAKVFSNNKYRWAPGIVCSKIGRVMYTVFIEESRMIRSHANQLRSRTEPDTSGEPKRAQQNLPLDVLLDSWKLPAKVSPEPITSTQPTEASFHFTPNQSSSLLQSTIVGGSALSPESSAMDTSSSMSSSTTSSSAPSQESASMNGGQVTSVPTEPRRSSRVRRQPQWYHPYHLY; encoded by the exons ATGAATTCTTCTCATGAGGGCATTTCGGACCAAGTTCCGACCGAAAACGGTCAGCAGCAGCCTACAAATGGTGCCAGGAACCCTCCTCCATCGTTTCCTCAGCAGCCGTTCATACGTCCACCAGTTCTCCAGCAAGTTCCTCCATCTCGTGCCGATCCGTACATGCAGTAcctacagcagcagcagcaaggtTATGTTTCGGAGCTGTTAAGGCAGCAGCAGGAGATGATGAGGCAACAACAGGAGGCAATGAAACAGCAGCAACTTGCCTTCATCCAGCAGCAGGAACAACTGATGCGGAGCATGATGTCATCCATTCAGGTCCAAGTTCCTCCGAATCCTGAAGCGCTACTAGACTCTTTAGCAAACAATATAAAAGAGTTCCGGTACGATTTGGATGGCCAGATAACATTCGCCGCCTGGTATCGGCGATACGAGGACTTGTTTGAAAAAGATGCAAGCAGGCTGGAACCAGCAGCTAAAGTTCGCCTGCTAATGAGAAAATTGGGAATCGCGGAACATGACAGGTATGTGAGTTTCATTTTACCGAAAACGCCGAAAGACTTTACGTTTGTGGAAACAGTTGGGAAACTCACTACCTTGTTCGGATCACCAGAGTCGGTCATCAGCCGCAGATACCGCTGCCTGCAGATTTCCAAACAGTCTTGCGAAGACTATGTGACGTATGCCTGCCGACTAAACAAGTTATGTGTTGAGTTCGAACTGTCTAAGCTAAGCGAAGAACAGTTCAAATGTTTAGTTTTTGTGTGTGGGCTAAAGTCGGAGAAAGATTCGGAAATCAGAACACGTTTGCTGACGAAAATAGAAGAGCGGAATGACGTTACTCTAGAACAAATTTCCGAAGAATGTCAGCGCCTTCTGAATCTGCGTCACGATGCTGCTATGATCGAAGCTTCGGCAGCTTCCGTGAAAGTTTTGCGGTCCG TGGGGCACAAACCTGGATTCTGCCAGAGCGCAGCGAAAATGCGAAGTGGGAGATTCGAGCAGCGGAAGGGCAGTGTTGCAGCAAAAGTGGTTACAGTGAACACTTGTAGTGTAAAAGAAAGACGAAAATATGTGAAAGTTGATCTGAACGGAACAGTTGTGCGACTTCAAGTCGACACCGGGTCGGATATCAGTATAATATCCAGTGATACGTGGAGTAAAATTGGAAAACCCGGACTTTGTTCGTCGActgttgtcgccaaaaccgcaacCGGAAAGCCATTGGACATTTGTGGCGAATTTGAGTGCACATTAGTGATTAATGGCAAAACCTTGCCTGGACTACTACGAGTGACAAGTGAAAACCTCCATCTATTGGGAACGGATATCATCGAAGTGTTTGGGTTGTGGTCGGTTCCTTTGGATACCGTCTGTGGCCAAGTGACCAGCAGTATATCGACCGTAGAAGGATTGAAGAGCGAGTTTCCGTCGGTGTTCACAGAGCAACTGGGGCTCTGTAAGAAAGTGCAAGTGAAACTGGAGCTAAAAGCCGGCAAGTCACCTGTGTTCCGGCCGAAGCGGCCAGTGGCGTATGCGGTACACGAAGCGGTGAACGACGAATTGGATCGTCTCGAACGGGAGAAAATCATCACACCTGTCGACTTTTCGGATTGGGCAGCCCCAATCGTCGTTGTCCGGAAAGCCAATGGATCGATTAGGATTTGTGGTGACTATTCAACAGGGTTGAATGATTCTTTGCAGCCCCACCAGTACCCTCTCCCGTTGCCCCAAGACATCTTTGCGAGTCTGGCTAATTGTACAGTGTTTAGCCAGATCGATTTGAGCGATGCGTTCCTCCAGGTTGAAGTGGAGGATGGTTCAAAAAGTTTGCTGACGATAAACACGCATCGGGGCTTGTACCGCTACAACAGGTTGACACCAGGAGTGAAGGCGGCTCCCGGAGCCTTTCAGCAAATCGTGGACCAAATGCTGACTGGTCTCGTACACACTTCTGGTTACCTTGATGACGTTGTTGTTGGTGGCATCAACGACGAAGATCACAGGAAAAATTTGCGTGCAGTTTTCCAAAGGTTCGAGGAGTTTGGTTTTACGATCCGAGCAGAAAAGTGTTCTTTCGGGAAAAGTCAAATCCGATACCTGGGTCACCTCCTCGATCGTCACGGGCTCCGACCAGATCCAGCTAAGATCGAAACGATCCTCAAGTTACCTGCTCCTGCTGACGTTAGTGGTGTGAGATCGTTCCTTGGAGCGCTGAATTATTACGGGAAGTTCGTCCCAAATATGCGCACTTTGAGATACCCGATGGACGAACTACTCAAGGAAGGTGTCGAATTCCGGTGGACAACCGATTGCCAACGTTCTTTTGATCGGTTCAAGGAGATTCTTAGCTCGGATTTGTTATTAACTCACTACGATCCGACGCTTGAGATTATTGTATCCGCTGATGCATCGTCCGTAGGTGTCGGTGCAACGATTAGCCACAAATTCCCGGATGGTAAAATCAAAGTGGTTCAGCACGCTGCTCGTGCTCTCACCAAAGCGGAACAAGGGTACAGTCAGCCGGATAGAGAGGGGTTAGCTATCATTTTCGCCAtaaccaaatttcataaaatggttTTTGGCCGGAAATTTCGCTTGCAAACGGATCATGCTCCTCTTCTCCGCATCTTCGGCTCTAAAAAGGGCATCCCAGTGTACACAGCAAACCGTCTACAGCGTTGGGCTCTCACTTTACTGTTGTACGATTTTGTGATCGAGCACGTATCAACCGAAAAGTTCGGACATGCAGATGTCCTATCGCGGCTCATTGACCACCACGCAAAGCCGGATGAAGACTACGTCATCGCAACCGTCACCTTGGAAACCGATATCAGGTCAGTCGTACATGACGCTACTAATGCTCTTCCTCTTAGTTTCAAGGTGATTGAGAAGGACACCCAATCTGACCCCGAGCTCCGTAAGGTATTCCGGTACGTGAAAGACGGTTGGCCACCAGACGTTGGCACTACAGATCCGGAAATAAAGCGCTATTTTTCTCGTCGTGATTCGTTGACCACCTTCGATGGGTGTATTTTATTCGCCGAGCGCTTGGTCATTCCGGAAAGACACCGAAACCGTTGTTTGAAGCAGCTACACCTGGGACACCCAGGAATCCAGCGTATGAAGGCCATCGCCAGGAGCTATGTGTACTGGCCTACGCTGGACGACGATATTGCGGCGTACGTTAAGTCTTGCAAGAATTGTGCATCAGCAGCAAGATCACCGGCATCCTTACCACCGATTCCGTGGCCTAAGCCTACAGGCCCATGGAGTCGCGTCCACATCGACTACGCTGGCCCGATCGACGGTGACTATTTCTTGCTAGCCGTTGACGCCTTTTCGAAATGGCCTGAAGTGATTCCGTCGCGCCGTATATCAACGACAGCAACGATTGGTATTCTGAGAAACATTTTCTCACGGTTGGGAATGCCGCAGATCCTGGTTAGCGACAACGGGACCCAGTTCACCAGTAGTGAATTTCAACAGTTTTGTGACGACAACGGAATCCAACACATTACCACCGCTCCGTTCCACCCTCAATCGAATGGGCAAGCAGAGAGGTTCGTGGACACGTTCAAGAGAGCTGTGAAGAAAATTAGCGGCGGAAGGGGATCCATCGAAGAAGCTTTAGACATTTTCCTTTTAACTTACCGTTGTACACCAAATCCACAGGTAACAAACGGCACCTCTCCGTCTGAAGCTATGTTTGGTCGTCGCATCAGGATGAATCTTGACTTACTACGCCCACCTACGAGGCCAccagaaacaaaaattgatcaGTGTTCTTTAAAACGAAAATTCGACATCCACGATTTGGTCTACGCTAAGGTGTTCAGCAACAACAAATATCGTTGGGCGCCAGGCATCGTATGCAGCAAGATTGGGCGAGTCATGTACACAGTGTTCATCGAAGAAAGCCGGATGATTCGGTCACATGCAAATCAGCTTCGAAGCCGTACCGAACCAGATACGAGTGGTGAACCAAAAAGAGCTCAGCAGAATTTGCCTCTCGACGTTCTACTGGACTCTTGGAAACTACCTGCCAAAGTGTCACCAGAACCAATTACGTCTACACAACCAACCGAAGCCAGCTTCCATTTTACACCGAATCAATCAAGTTCCCTACTCCAATCAACGATAGTAGGTGGCTCAGCTCTGTCCCCTGAGTCGTCTGCCATGGATACAAGTTCATCAATGTCGTCGTCAACCACATCTTCATCAGCACCGAGTCAAGAATCCGCTTCCATGAATGGCGGGCAAGTTACATCGGTGCCTACAGAACCACGTCGCTCTTCGAGAGTTCGAAGGCAGCCGCAGTGGTATCACCCTTACCATCTCTATTAA
- the LOC129752932 gene encoding uncharacterized protein LOC129752932, whose protein sequence is MDIIDLNDEEIDYELRLRNKFDLGFSNRRTKLSALRSLITEEKKANTFAKSSDHVMNIEDNLNICLTNLEAIKLNTRKAVIDNDSNSKKQLLSRLEHYRNRLDLIPKDQPRSELLVQLTSEVKQLHTILTSNEDTGGVDNTQLEAAANLTISDSMPRTSSPFRGFGEEDLRNDRSTRGATVPSTDPVNLSRRMETMQRTGAIPKSNTNADARRDIDSNKRNQTELLEEILERLRQLPIAQPQQVIQNHQTLHQNTNAALQQVEMHQAPPLPDRGNSQRHRGLHRENQNNEMSQELRDEVLLSILREQNRHQRGPRGKPIHAWPFKYDGKGSPLDLIVFIKKVEKFAMTDDMNGDDRTVEQETLNIKLAHTPMESGVSPPTREPISTFVNKRKANTRHWNMESSRVFPLLRSQLQIIRFKT, encoded by the exons atggacaTAATTGATTTGAATGATGAGGAAATTGATTACGAGCTTCGGCTCAGAAACAAATTTGACCTTGGTTTTAGCAATCGCAGAACTAAACTTAGTGCGTTGCGATCATTAATCACGGAGGAGAAAAAAGCAAACACTTTTGCTAAGTCCTCAGATCACGTGATGAATATTGAAGATAATCTCAACATATGTTTAACAAACTTAGAAGCGATCAAATTAAATACACGTAAAGCTGTCATTGATAACgattcgaattcgaaaaagcaATTGCTTTCGCGTCTTGAGCATTACCGTAATAGATTGGATTTAATTCCTAAGGATCAACCGCGTAGTGAGTTACTAGTGCAACTTACAAGTGAAGTGAAACAGTTACATACAATATTGACATCGAATGAAGATACTGGTGGTGTAGACAACACTCAGCTTGAGGCAGCAGCAAATTTGACGATTTCGGACAGTATGCCGAGAACATCCAGCCCTTTTAGAGGATTCGGTGAAGAGGATTTGAGGAACGATCGAAGCACCAGGGGTGCAACCGTACCATCGACAGATCCGGTCAATTTAAGTCGTCGGATGGAAACTATGCAGAGAACTGGAGCAATCCCCAAATCCAACACCAACGCAGATGCGAGACGTGACATCGATTCCAACAAAAGGAATCAAACGGAGCTGTTGGAAGAGATCTTGGAAAGACTGAGGCAGTTACCCATTGCGCAGCCACAACAAGTAATCCAGAATCATCAGACACTTCATCAAAACACTAATGCAGCTCTGCAGCAAGTAGAGATGCATCAGGCGCCGCCGTTACCAGATCGAGGCAATTCTCAGAGGCATCGAGGTTTACATCGGGAGAATCAGAACAATGAAATGTCGCAGGAGCTCCGAGATGAAGTATTGCTTTCGATACTCAGGGAACAGAATAGGCATCAAAGAGGACCAAGAGGAAAACCAATTCACGCCTGGCCTTTTAAGTACGACGGAAAGGGTAGTCCTTTGGATCTGATTGTTTTCATTAAGAAGGTAGAGAAATTTGCAATGACTGATGACATGAATGGTGACGA TCGTACCGTGGAACAGGAAACGTTGAACATAAAGCTGGCCCACACGCCAATGGAGTCAGGTGTCAGCCCACCTACAAGAGAACCGATTTCGACATTCGTGAACAAACGGAAGGCTAATACTCGGCATTGGAACATGGAATCATCCCGGGTGTTTCCTTTACTGCGAAGTCAGCTGCAAATAATCCggtttaaaacttaa